A stretch of the Lolium perenne isolate Kyuss_39 chromosome 3, Kyuss_2.0, whole genome shotgun sequence genome encodes the following:
- the LOC127343625 gene encoding uncharacterized protein has protein sequence MALLPRTARLALLSAPRSYSAAAAGAPPTAPAPYAGVPPPAAGSKAAEFVVSKVDDLMNWARRGSIWPMTFGLACCAVEMMHAGAARYDFDRFGVIFRPSPRQSDCMIVAGTLTNKMAPALRKVYDQMPEPRWVISMGSCANGGGYYHYSYSVVRGCDRIVPVDIYVPGCPPTAEALLYGVLQLQKKINRRKDFLHWWTK, from the exons ATGGCGCTGCTCCCGCGCACGGCGCGCCTGGCCCTGCTCTCCGCGCCGAGGTCCtactccgccgccgccgcgggcgccCCGCCGACCGCGCCGGCGCCGTACGCGGGCGTGCCCCCGCCGGCGGCGGGCTCCAAGGCGGCCGAGTTCGTCGTCTCCAAGGTCGACGACCTCATGAACTGGGCGCGCCGCGGCTCGATCTGgcccatgaccttcggcctcgcCTGCTGCGCCGTCGAGATGATGCACGCCGGCGCCGCGCGATACGACTTCGACCGCTTCGGGGTCATCTTCCGCCCGTCCCCGCGGCAGTCAGACTGCATGATCGTCGCCGGCACGCTCACCAACAAGATGGCGCCCGCACTACGCAA GGTTTATGACCAGATGCCTGAGCCTCGATGGGTTATCTCTATGGGCAGCTGCGCCAACGGTGGCGGCTACTATCACTACTCCTACTCAGTTGTGCGTGGATGCGACCGTATTGTTCCTGTGGACATCTACGTGCCTGGATGCCCCCCGACTGCCGAGGCCCTACTGTATGGTGTTCTCCAGCTCCAAAAGAAGATCAACAGGCGCAAGGATTTCCTTCACTGGTGGACCAAGTGA
- the LOC127338574 gene encoding uncharacterized protein, producing the protein MATFGPKMAQLQSKALEAAMLAAKHGKQLQSKAFEATMQAAEQGSAYQKQLQAKASEATRFAAEQGSAYQKQLQSKACEATRFAARQGSAYHRSLMERNKQYVVDPPTVEKCRELSKQLFYTRLASLPGRYESFWKEVDGAKLLLTNRKNLKVEDLGVAALFGIELYAWLCTGEIIGRGFTLTGYDV; encoded by the exons ATGGCAACTTTCGGGCCGAAGATGGCGCAGCTGCAGTCCAAGGCGCTCGAGGCGGCGATGCTCGCGGCCAAGCACGGGAAGCAGCTGCAGTCCAAGGCGTTCGAAGCGACGATGCAGGCGGCGGAGCAGGGGAGCGCCTACCAGAAGCAGCTGCAGGCCAAGGCGTCGGAGGCGACGAGGTTCGCCGCCGAGCAGGGGTCCGCGTACCAGAAGCAGCTGCAGTCCAAGGCGTGCGAGGCGACGAGGTTCGCGGCCAGGCAGGGGTCCGCCTACCACAGGTCGCTCATGGAGAGGAACAAGCAGTACGTCGTCGACCCGCCCACCGTCGAGAAGTGCCGGGAGCTCTCCAAGCAGCTCTTCTACACCCGCCTCGCCAG CCTTCCTGGCCGTTATGAGTCTTTCTGGAAAGAAGTTGATGGCGCAAAGCTCTTGCTGACAAACAGAAAGAACCTGAAGGTTGAGGATTTGGGGGTTGCTGCGTTGTTTGGCATTGAGTTGTATGCATGGCTTTGCACCGGTGAGATCATAGGTAGAGGATTTACCCTCACTGGGTACGATGTCTGA